A window of the Penaeus vannamei isolate JL-2024 chromosome 19, ASM4276789v1, whole genome shotgun sequence genome harbors these coding sequences:
- the PlexA gene encoding plexin A3 isoform X2, whose product MCGTDKAQNPDVSCGSCGGIPTGDQARNDAWSMSIGSLVSGVTPPGGPGGCGVPWVRWRGPLLLAALVLAAVSSAAGGGDAEGRDSLFIVERFEDDRWQEFTHLTVDKNTGTVYAGGVNRLYQLDPNLRRLQYVMTGPVNDSVECSASDCKGETIQNMKATNNVNKVLVIDYTRSRLIVCGTVRQGSCQVRDLRDITQLTRNVSEAIVANNATASTVAFIAPGPPNPPVTHVLYIGVTYTGKSVYRDEVPAVASRSLEDNRFFDIAVTDVTTSTRMLVNSLARERYPITYVYGFGSEKFSYFLTRQMEDTDAGSPYISKLVRVCQNDSAYYSYTEIPIECKDQQGKRYNLAQAAYVGKPGTDLATQLGIQTNDDVLFAVFSPSDPTEGEGSPRPADSSALCVYSMKSVRRMFINNIQECFRGKGDRGLNFISPSHHCIETRIKDLNEDFCGMDVNTPLGGEQPVEGLAILTFPTRLTAVAATSTEVYTVVFLGTAQGHLKKVVIENQNNALEYDDIMVDQGSPVRQDMHFDKAGDHLYVMTSNKISKVKAQECSIYEGCNQCLGARDPYCGWCSLENKCSLRRDCRDATQDPQHWVSYKTGRCTTITTVMPDKLQRTTARTLALMIDNLPSVDGPLQCVFSAMGKDLTTKAKRTAQGVSCTTPRNDMLPDIPQNKHHFTAKLCVRKSEGPEFVCTNFTFFDCNTYSSCTECVSSPFPCDWCVDGHRCTHDSAENCRNDVLVNGVNRVGPSIRSGPSFCPRITFLESQEILVSSGTDKSIKVKVDNIAQFITQTRFVCQFNIEGRVTSVNANLLSDTIYCDRMEFSYTTAAPSTNATFAVIWGGSKPLDNPDNIHVLVFQCQLMANNCGMCLSLAERYKCGWCQSTSRCEVAAQCEDGTWLDRDRTCPNINITNFYPRSGPWDGGTNVTIEGINLGKQIDDIYDGITVAGINCQPFRESYVKTRKVTCMVDSPGVNDFKEGPIVVKVAREYRGESQDKYRFVNPVITDLTPDSGPRSGGTVLHIIGKYMNAGSRIKAFINGLPCKIQNTNASRATCITSSYSDLQKEGSIEMTFDNGRRKLEGKYFTYVDDPEITSVKSGRVGQAGVRNGPRGIPSGGIIITVDGTNFNVIRKPKMYVMYKDKEYTSPCHVKNATRMECKSPAIAIDSNERIDEENGMMLDYGFIMDNVESVRDLQNREFSPFLVFPKPEYFTFEDESQIKMYKSDYLTINGKNLDRAAQEIDVEVRIGEESCNVTSLSRSQLTCRPPKEQPAPNKNNDLPLVVVIVGGNRTYRIGFLKYANTKDFGTLSKQLIISLSVGAVVLILILVICLIVYRQKSNQNSRVLKSMQEQMDILELRVAAECKEAFAELQTEMTDLTSDLTCGGIPFLEYRTYAMKILFPNLEETTVLQMDRPDLARKEKGLKLFGQLIMNKTFLLLFIRTLESNRYFSMRDRVNVASLIMVALQGKMEYCSDILKTLLAELIEKCIEGKIHPKLLFRRTESVAEKMLSSWFTFLLYKFLKECAGEPLYMLFRAIKQQVDKGPVDAVTSEARYSLSEEKLIRQSIDYKEMTVYVSMCNLYMGSVDGPMEGDETPVKVLDCDTISQVKEKSLDAIYRSYPYSQRPRREDLDLEWRTGTSGRLILYDEDTTTRPEGGWKKLNTLGHYNVPDQAQLTLIPKQSSIYMLILSDKSDKSHHKYDTLNRSKLNSSSPPLSRATSPLNHDNEAGVKVWHLVRQQESEQREGERTNKMVSEIYLTRLLSTKLTLQKFVDDLFETIFSTAHRGSALPLAIKYMFDFLDDQALQHGITDPEVVHTWKSNSLPLRFWVNLIKNPNFVFDIHKSNIVDACLSVVAQTFMDSCSTSDHRLGKDSPSSKLLYAKDIPVYKEWVERYYADIKIMQPISDQDMNAMLAEESRMHNSEFNSLAALAELYGYAFKYSDQLMLTLEEDEFSTKNRLAYRLEQVHSIMTTDQD is encoded by the exons GCGCGGAATGATGCGTGGAGTATGAGCATAGGAAGTTTGGTGTCGGGGGTGACTCCCCCCGGAGGCCCGGGAGGATGCGGCGTGCCCTGGGTGCGGTGGCGAGGCCCCCTGCTGCTGGCGGCCCTGGTGCTGGCGGCCGTCAGCTCAGCCGCAGGGGGCGGTGACGCCGAGGGGCGCGACTCGCTCTTCATCGTAGAGCGCTTCGAGGACGACCGATGGCAGGAGTTCACGCACCTCACGGTCGACAAGAACACGGGCACCGTGTACGCGGGGGGCGTGAACCGGCTCTACCAGCTGGACCCGAACCTGCGGCGCCTGCAGTACGTGATGACGGGCCCCGTGAACGACTCCGTGGAGTGCTCGGCCAGCGACTGCAAGGGCGAGACCATCCAGAACATGAAGGCCACCAACAACGTCAACAAGGTGCTGGTGATCGACTACACGCGCTCGCGCCTCATCGTGTGCGGCACCGTACGGCAGGGCTCGTGCCAGGTGCGCGATTTGCGGGACATCACGCAGCTGACCCGCAACGTGAGTGAGGCCATCGTGGCCAACAACGCCACGGCGTCCACCGTGGCCTTCATCGCTCCGGGGCCGCCCAACCCGCCCGTCACGCACGTGCTCTACATCGGCGTGACGTACACGGGCAAGTCCGTGTACAGGGACGAGGTGCCGGCTGTCGCCTCGCGCTCGCTCGAGGACAACCGCTTCTTCGACATCGCCGTGACCGACGTGACGACGAGCACGCGGATGCTGGTCAACTCGCTGGCGCGCGAGCGATACCCCATCACGTACGTGTACGGCTTTGGCTCGGAGAAGTTCAGCTACTTCCTCACGCGGCAGATGGAGGACACGGACGCGGGGTCTCCGTACATCAGCAAGCTGGTGCGAGTCTGCCAGAACGACTCGGCCTACTACTCGTACACGGAGATCCCCATCGAGTGCAAGGACCAGCAGGGCAAGCGCTACAACCTGGCGCAGGCGGCCTACGTGGGCAAGCCGGGCACCGACCTGGCCACGCAGCTGGGCATCCAGACCAACGACGACGTCCTCTTCGCCGTGTTCTCCCCGTCCGACCCCACCGAAGGGGAGGGCTCGCCCCGGCCCGCCGACAGCAGCGCTCTCTGCGTGTACAGCATGAAATCCGTTAGACGCATGTTCATCAACAACATTCAGGAATGTTTTAGAGGCAAAGGCGACCGAGGACTCAACTTCATCTCTCCGTCGCACCACTGCATCGAGACG AGGATCAAGGATCTGAATGAGGATTTCTGCGGCATGGATGTGAACACGCCCCTTGGCGGAGAGCAGCCTGTGGAGGGCCTGGCCATCCTCACCTTCCCGACGCGACTCACCGCCGTCGCCGCCACGTCAACCGAGGTCTACACGGTGGTCTTCCTCGGCACGGCCCAGGGCCACCTGAAGAAG GTTGTGATAGAGAACCAGAATAATGCGCTGGAATATGATGACATCATGGTGGACCAGGGATCACCAGTCAGGCAAGACATGCACTTTGACAAGGCGGGCGACCACCTCTATGTCATGACTAGTAACAAG ATCTCAAAAGTCAAAGCACAAGAGTGCAGCATATATGAGGGATGTAACCAATGTTTGGGTGCTCGTGATCCTTATTGTGGCTGGTGTTCCTTGGAGAACAAGTGCTCCTTGCGTCGAGACTGCCGTGACGCCACCCAAGATCCTCAGCACTGGGTGAGCTACAAGACAGGCCGctgcaccaccatcaccacagtcATGCCAGATAAGCTACAGAGGACCACTGCCAGGACt TTAGCACTGATGATTGACAACCTGCCATCAGTGGATGGACCATTGCAATGTGTTTTTAGTGCTATGGGGAAAGATCTCACCACAAAGGCCAAGCGTACTGCTCAGGGGGTTTCTTGTACCACTCCCCGGAATGACATGCTTCCTGATATCCCACAGAATAAAC ATCACTTTACAGCAAAGCTCTGTGTGCGAAAATCTGAAGGGCCAGAGTTTGTGTGTACAAACTTCACATTTTTCGACTGCAATACCTATAGCTCTTGTACTGAATGTGTATCGTCCCCTTTTCCTTGTGACTGGTGTGTTGATGGCCATCGATGCACACACGACTCTGCAGAAAATTGCAGAAATGACGTTCTAGTCAATGGTGTAAAT CGTGTTGGACCAAGCATCAGAAGTGGACCTTCATTTTGTCCTCGAATTACCTTTCTTGAGAGCCAAGAAATTTTGGTTTCATCAGGCACTGATAAGTCAATCAAAGTCAAAGTTGACAATATAGCT CAATTCATCACACAGACAAGGTTTGTGTGTCAATTCAACATTGAAGGAAGAGTTACCAGTGTAAATGCCAACTTGCTGAGTGATACTATTTACTGTGACAGAATGGAATTTTCATATACAACAGCTGCACCATCAACTAATGCAACATTTGCTGTGATCTGGGGAGGCTCAAAACCCCTTGATAATCCTGATAACATTCATG TGCTGGTGTTTCAGTGTCAGCTCATGGCCAACAATTGTGGCATGTGCTTAAGTCTTGCTGAGCGCTATAAATGTGGCTGGTGTCAGTCAACAAGTCGCTGTGAAGTGGCAGCCCAATGTGAGGACGGGACATGGTTGGACAGGGATCGCACCTGTCCCAATATAAATATTACTAACTTTTATCCACGAAGTGGCCCTTGGGATGGAGGCACGAATGTTACCATAGAAG gtATCAATTTAGGCAAGCAGATTGATGACATCTATGATGGAATAACTGTTGCTGGAATTAACTGCCAACCATTTCGTGAATCATATGTTAAAACCAGGAAGGTTACTTGCATGGTAGACAGCCCAGGAGTGAATGACTTTAAGGAAGGACCCATTGTTGTAAAG GTGGCTCGTGAATACCGTGGTGAATCCCAAGACAAGTATCGGTTTGTGAATCCAGTAATAACAGATTTGACACCAGATTCAGGACCAAGGTCAGGAGGGACAGTGCTCCACATTATTGGCAAGTACATGAATGCTGGCAGCCGCATTAAAGCATTCATTAACGGACTTCCATGCAAAATTCAAAA CACAAATGCAAGTAGAGCAACATGCATTACATCTTCGTATTCGGACTTGCAAAAGGAAGGTAGTATTGAAATGACCTTTGACAATGGCCGAAGAAAGTTGGAGGGGAAGTACTTCACTTATGTTGACGATCCAGAAATTACCTCTGTTAAGTCTGGCAGAGTGGGACAGGCGGGCGTA AGAAATGGTCCGAGAGGTATTCCATCTGGAGGAATAATTATCACTGTTGACGGCACCAATTTTAATGTCATCCGTAAGCCAAAAATGTATGTCATGTACAAGGACAAAGAATACACAAGT CCCTGTCATGTAAAAAATGCAACAAGAATGGAATGCAAGTCTCCAGCCATTGCAATTGATAGTAATGAGAGGATTGACGAGGAGAATGGCATGATGCTTGACTATGGCTTCATCATGGATAACGTGGAGTCTGTTCGTGATCTCCAGAATAGggaattttctcctttccttgtttTCCCAAAACCCGAGTACTTCACATTTGAGGATGAAAGCCAG ATCAAGATGTACAAGTCTGATTACCTCACAATCAATGGTAAGAACCTGGACAGGGCTGCACAGGAGATTGATGTAGAGGTCCGCATTGGTGAAGAGTCTTGCAATGTCACATCATTATCTCGGTCTCAGCTAACATGCAGGCCACCAAAAGAGCAGCCTGcaccaaacaaaaacaatgacctGCCCTTGGTTGTG GTGATTGTTGGTGGTAATCGCACATACAGAATTGGATTCTTGAAGTATGCTAACACAAAGGACTTTGGAACACTCTCCAAACAACTGATCATTAGCCTCTCAGTTGGTGCTGTGGTTCTTATTCTGATTTTGGTGATTTGCCTCATTGTCTATCGTCAAAAGAGCAACCAAAACTCACGGGTTCTCAAGAGTATGCAAGAACAAATGGACATTCTAGAACTTCGAGTGGCAGCTGAATGCAAAGAAG CCTTTGCTGAACTGCAGACCGAGATGACAGATTTGACTAGCGACCTGACTTGTGGTGGTATTCCGTTCCTGGAGTACCGTACATATGCCATGAAGATCTTATTTCCCAATCTGGAAGAGACAACTGTACTGCAGATGGACCGGCCTGACCTTGCAAGGAAGGAAAAAGGCCTGAAGCTCTTCGGCCAGCTAATAATGAATAAGACATTCTTACTACTGTTTATTCGAACCCTGGAATCTAACCGATACTTTTCCATGAGAGACAG GGTAAATGTAGCTTCCCTCATCATGGTCGCCTTACAAGGAAAAATGGAATACTGTTCAGACATCCTGAAGACTCTTCTAGCAGAACTGATTGAAAAGTGTATTGAAGGAAAGATCCATCCTAAACTACTCTTCAGAAG AACGGAAAGTGTAGCAGAAAAGATGCTTTCATCCTGGTTCACATTCCTGCTTTACAAGTTCTTGAAGGAATGTGCTGGAGAGCCACTCTATATGCTGTTCAGAGCCATAAAACAACAAGTGGACAAGGGTCCAGTGGATGCTGTCACTTCAGAAGCAAGATATTCTCTGTCTGAAGAGAAACTCATCCGCCAGAGCATTGACTACAAGGAAATG AcggtgtatgtgtccatgtgtaaCCTGTACATGGGAAGTGTAGATGGACCCATGGAAGGAGATGAAACCCCAGTGAAGGTCTTGGATTGTGATACTATCTCTCAGGTGAAGGAAAAGTCACTAGATGCAATATATCGCTCATACCCCTATTCACAGCGTCCACGAAGAGAAGACCTAGATCTCGAATGGCGCACAGGAACATCAG GCCGTCTGATTCTCTATGATGAAGACACAACCACCCGACCAGAAGGCGGTTGGAAGAAACTCAACACCCTTGGCCATTACAATGTGCCTGACCAGGCCCAGCTGACTCTCATACCCAAGCAGTCGTCCATCTACATGTTAATACTCTCTGATAAATCTGACAAGTCGCACCACAAATACGACACGCTCAACAGGAGCAAACTAAATTCCTCCAGTCCACCTCTCTCTCGAGCCACTTCACCCCTTAACCATGATAATGAAGCAGGGGTAAAG GTTTGGCACTTGGTCCGCCAACAAGAGTCAGAACAGCGTGAGGGAGAACGCACAAATAAGATGGTGTCAGAAATCTACCTCACGCGTCTCCTGTCAACAAAGCTGACCCTGCAAAAGTTTGTGGATGATCTGTTCGAGACCATATTCAGCACTGCTCACCGTGGCTCTGCCCTACCTTTAGCAATTAAATATATGTTCGACTTCTTGGATGATCAGGCACTACAGCATGGCATTACAGATccagag GTGGTACACACATGGAAGAGCAACAGCCTACCACTCAGGTTCTGGGTCAACCTCATAAAGAATCCCAATTTTGTATTCGATATCCACAAGTCCAATATTGTGGATGCCTGCCTCTCTGTAGTAGCTCAGACATTCATGGATTCATGTTCTACATCTGATCATAGATTAG GTAAAGATTCTCCAAGTTCTAAGCTACTATATGCCAAAGACATCCCTGTCTATAAGGAATGGGTAGAGCGATATTATGCTGATATTAAGATTATGCAACCCATCTCTGACCAGGATATGAATGCCATGTTGGCAGAAGAGTCCAGG